One Xenopus tropicalis strain Nigerian chromosome 8, UCB_Xtro_10.0, whole genome shotgun sequence genomic window carries:
- the btbd6 gene encoding BTB/POZ domain-containing protein 6 isoform X1 — translation MRRVPSARNALMFNNELMADVHFIVGPAGASKKVPAHKYILAVGSSVFYAMFYGDLAEVKSEIHIPDVEPAAFLILLKYLYSDEIDLEADTVLATLYAAKKYIVPALAKACVNFLETSLEAKNACVLLSQSRLFEEPDLTLRCWEVIDAQAELALKSEGFCEIDLQTLEIIVTRETLNTKEDVVFEAVLNWAEAECKRQGLSITPVNKRNVLGKALYLVRIPTMTLEEFANGAAQSDILTLEETRSIFLWYTAANKPQLEFPLIKRKGLAPQRCHRFQSSAYRSNQWRYRGRCDSIQFAVDKRIFIAGLGLYGSSCGKAEYSVKIELKRQGAVLAQNLTKFVSDGSSNTFSVWFEHPVQVEQDTFYTVSAILDGNELSYFGQEGMTEVQCGKVTFQFQCSSDSTNGTGVQGGQIPELIFYA, via the exons ATGCGCCGAGTTCCCTCTGCAAG GAATGCTCTAATGTTCAACAACGAGCTTATGGCGGACGTTCACTTCATTGTGGGCCCAGCAGGGGCCTCAAAGAAAGTTCCTGCCCACAAG TATATTTTGGCTGTGGGTAGCTCTGTGTTCTACGCAATGTTTTATGGAGACCTTGCTGAAGTGAAATCTGAAATCCATATTCCAGATGTGGAGCCTGCAGCTTTTCTAATCCTTTTAAA gtACTTGTACAGTGATGAAATCGACCTGGAAGCAGACACGGTGCTTGCAACACTCTATGCTGCCAAAAAGTACATAGTACCGGCCTTGGCTAAAGCCTGCGTTAACTTCCTGGAGACCAGTTTAGAGGCAAAGAATGCATGTGTTCTGCTCTCTCAGAGCCGTCTTTTTGAAGAGCCAGATCTCACTCTGCGCTGCTGGGAAGTCATAGACGCTCAAGCTGAACTGGCACTAAAGTCAGAGGGTTTCTGTGAAATAGATCTGCAAACCCTGGAGATTATTGTTACGCGTGAGACACTAAACACTAAAGAAGATGTTGTTTTTGAGGCAGTTTTGAACTGGGCTGAGGCAGAGTGCAAAAGACAAGGTTTGTCAATCACGCCAGTCAACAAAAGGAATGTTTTGGGAAAGGCCTTATACCTGGTACGGATTCCCACTATGACTTTGGAGGAATTTGCCAACGGAGCTGCCCAATCAGATATTTTAACCCTAGAGGAAACAAGAAGTATATTCCTCTGGTACACAGCTGCTAATAAACCTCAGCTGGAGTTCCCTCTAATAAAGAGGAAAGGACTTGCACCTCAGCGTTGCCACAGGTTTCAGTCCTCAGCATATCGCAGTAATCAGTGGAGGTACCGGGGACGCTGTGACAGCATCCAATTTGCAGTTGACAAAAGGATATTTATAGCAGGACTGGGGCTTTATGGTTCAAGCTGCGGTAAAGCAGAGTACAGTGTCAAGATAGAACTGAAGAGACAGGGAGCAGTTCTGGCCCAAAATCTGACTAAATTTGTTTCCGATGGCTCCAGCAACACATTCTCTGTGTGGTTTGAACACCCCGTGCAGGTTGAGCAAGATACTTTTTACACTGTAAGCGCCATTCTTGATGGTAATGAACTCAGTTATTTCGGACAGGAGGGAATGACAGAAGTACAGTGTGGAAAGGTTACATTTCAATTCCAGTGCTCTTCAGACAGCACCAATGGGACTGGGGTACAAGGTGGACAAATTCCAGAGCTCATCTTTTATGCATGA
- the btbd6 gene encoding BTB/POZ domain-containing protein 6 has protein sequence MPLDPGCLNGRVMKCLTFFLLLPETLKKSRKSARAQGKVQACYEIVPLALKKKMAAELYPASANTNIANSNAAANAKKNALQLQQAAPPPPQLHNLNNNNIESGNWQSFHPTLRERNALMFNNELMADVHFIVGPAGASKKVPAHKYILAVGSSVFYAMFYGDLAEVKSEIHIPDVEPAAFLILLKYLYSDEIDLEADTVLATLYAAKKYIVPALAKACVNFLETSLEAKNACVLLSQSRLFEEPDLTLRCWEVIDAQAELALKSEGFCEIDLQTLEIIVTRETLNTKEDVVFEAVLNWAEAECKRQGLSITPVNKRNVLGKALYLVRIPTMTLEEFANGAAQSDILTLEETRSIFLWYTAANKPQLEFPLIKRKGLAPQRCHRFQSSAYRSNQWRYRGRCDSIQFAVDKRIFIAGLGLYGSSCGKAEYSVKIELKRQGAVLAQNLTKFVSDGSSNTFSVWFEHPVQVEQDTFYTVSAILDGNELSYFGQEGMTEVQCGKVTFQFQCSSDSTNGTGVQGGQIPELIFYA, from the exons ATGCCACTAGACCCAGGCTGCCTTAATGGCAGGGTCATGAAGTGTTTGACTTTCTTTCTTCTGCTTCCAGAGACCTTAAAGAAGTCTAGAAAGAGTGCCAGGGCACAGGGCAAGGTGCAAGCATGCTATGAGATAGTGCCCTTGGCCCTCAAGAAGAAGATGGCTGCAGAGCTTTACCCTGCCAGCGCAAACACCAATATCGCTAACAGTAACGCCGCTGCCAACGCCAAGAAGAACGCCCTCCAGCTCCAGCAGGCTGCCCCGCCGCCGCCGCAACTCCACAAcctcaacaacaacaacattgaGAGCGGCAACTGGCAGTCCTTCCACCCGACCCTGCGGGAGAG GAATGCTCTAATGTTCAACAACGAGCTTATGGCGGACGTTCACTTCATTGTGGGCCCAGCAGGGGCCTCAAAGAAAGTTCCTGCCCACAAG TATATTTTGGCTGTGGGTAGCTCTGTGTTCTACGCAATGTTTTATGGAGACCTTGCTGAAGTGAAATCTGAAATCCATATTCCAGATGTGGAGCCTGCAGCTTTTCTAATCCTTTTAAA gtACTTGTACAGTGATGAAATCGACCTGGAAGCAGACACGGTGCTTGCAACACTCTATGCTGCCAAAAAGTACATAGTACCGGCCTTGGCTAAAGCCTGCGTTAACTTCCTGGAGACCAGTTTAGAGGCAAAGAATGCATGTGTTCTGCTCTCTCAGAGCCGTCTTTTTGAAGAGCCAGATCTCACTCTGCGCTGCTGGGAAGTCATAGACGCTCAAGCTGAACTGGCACTAAAGTCAGAGGGTTTCTGTGAAATAGATCTGCAAACCCTGGAGATTATTGTTACGCGTGAGACACTAAACACTAAAGAAGATGTTGTTTTTGAGGCAGTTTTGAACTGGGCTGAGGCAGAGTGCAAAAGACAAGGTTTGTCAATCACGCCAGTCAACAAAAGGAATGTTTTGGGAAAGGCCTTATACCTGGTACGGATTCCCACTATGACTTTGGAGGAATTTGCCAACGGAGCTGCCCAATCAGATATTTTAACCCTAGAGGAAACAAGAAGTATATTCCTCTGGTACACAGCTGCTAATAAACCTCAGCTGGAGTTCCCTCTAATAAAGAGGAAAGGACTTGCACCTCAGCGTTGCCACAGGTTTCAGTCCTCAGCATATCGCAGTAATCAGTGGAGGTACCGGGGACGCTGTGACAGCATCCAATTTGCAGTTGACAAAAGGATATTTATAGCAGGACTGGGGCTTTATGGTTCAAGCTGCGGTAAAGCAGAGTACAGTGTCAAGATAGAACTGAAGAGACAGGGAGCAGTTCTGGCCCAAAATCTGACTAAATTTGTTTCCGATGGCTCCAGCAACACATTCTCTGTGTGGTTTGAACACCCCGTGCAGGTTGAGCAAGATACTTTTTACACTGTAAGCGCCATTCTTGATGGTAATGAACTCAGTTATTTCGGACAGGAGGGAATGACAGAAGTACAGTGTGGAAAGGTTACATTTCAATTCCAGTGCTCTTCAGACAGCACCAATGGGACTGGGGTACAAGGTGGACAAATTCCAGAGCTCATCTTTTATGCATGA